The following is a genomic window from Micropterus dolomieu isolate WLL.071019.BEF.003 ecotype Adirondacks linkage group LG12, ASM2129224v1, whole genome shotgun sequence.
TAAATAAAATCTGTGTGAACATCAGCCCAGCAGCGGCCCGCTGCAGAgggtcggtgatcgttccctctggctggatggaGTCTGACGCTATTTAGAGAAATTAGATTAATGTTAATAAAgcagctgtcaatattttagagacccctgAAATATCAAATCCTGCTTTCAgtggagctgatgtcttattaaggggaGCTCCAGCCCTCATGATGCCTGCTCCCTTCAAACGACCCCGACTAATTAACTGTGCGTCCTCAAATAAAGGTTCACTCCTGCTGGAGCGGTGTCAGTAACCCGGAGGGGGAGAGTGATCCCTGGCGTTTCTTCCTCACTTTGACAGAAGGAGTAGGGGAGAGCCGGGTGTGTTGTCACGCTTTTCACACTGTCTAATATTTACTGAGCACCGGACATCACAATGGTACaaatgtcagagcaaatgaaagaatgaagtctTGGGCAGAAGCTTTGTATTCATTACGTCTtcctatcttatctcattaTGGAGCTGTTGAATAGAGAGAGTGCACTTGGGACAGTTTGCCCCATCGgcaggtaagttgtcacactggattatcaaacagaactaaaaataaaatcaatcaacaatcaagCCTAGAGAATTTGGAAAAAGACTAATTTGATTAAAACTGTAGAGCAGACATTAACCTCTTcacttattttaaaatcaaacgtTCTCTGCTGACTGAACGTAAAGCTGCAGACAACTTGCTTAAATGTGTAACTTCTTAACTAAACAGATGTGGTGAttaaacacactaatgcaaCAATGTGCTGATGTCACTCTGTAACGCAGTGTGCGTTGTGATGTCACGCGTGACCTCACCCGGTGTCGGCGCTCTCTGCTGTCGTCGTCCCAggtgtctctctctccgtctcgcTCGCCCGCTCGCCCTCCCAGTGAAACCAGTTCCTGGAGCCACagagtgctgctgctgttactgGCAGGCTGGAGGACCTCCGAgctctgagacacacacacacacacacacacactgtcactcaAACTGAAGTCACGTGACATTGATGGGATGGATCGGGTTTGATTGACCGCTTACCTCCTGGGCGGAGTCCACCTGCTCCACAGCCTGCAGGATATGACATCACACATCACATGGACAAAAATCATTTGAATAAAGTTAATTTCTGAGCTCATTAAAACTAAAGTATGACATCACAGCATGACGTCATCATCAGTAATGTGAACCacgtgtgtctctgtgtgtgcgtgtggtacCGCGTTCTCCAGCGCCTGCCGTTCTCTCAGCTGTTGAGGACCCTGTAAAAATACACCAATCAGGTCACCTGGGGCAGTGATGTCATGACCAATCAGCAGCCTCAGATTTAAACAACGCTGCCGTGCTCAAACTCCTGGCTGTACTGAAGTGAACGGGACAGTCTGGACAGTTTTGGCGTGAGGTCAGCTCTCAGCAGAGTCACTGGGCTTCCTCACACGTGGCAGAACAAGCGTCCCTTTAATGAGACGGGTTACAGTCTGCAGAGCGGAAACTTAAACTGAGAGAAAAGTCAGCAGAGGTTCTGCACTAATACTTTACACCCTGAGCTGGAGAGACTGTCTGCATCACAGCTGAGACACAGAGATGTTCTGAAGCTCTGATTGGGCAGCAGCTGCTGAGGCTTATGGGTAACGTAGTAGGTTGGTTAACCTTCGTCCTGCATACGGTCATTATCTGTGAGCAGAGAGCTGTGTGCACCAGACTCCATTCATAATTTCACAGATTTAAAGAAAGCCTCCACGTTTGGTGACATTCAGGTGTTTGTTTTAACTcaggtgacctctgacctctgaacTCTGGCTGGACTCGGAGGAAgctgatgatgaggaggatgaagaggaggaggttttCAGCTGGTCAGGAACGGCAGAAGGCTGCGGACACAACGGAGTAACatgctttaaaaacaacaacacagttttaGCTACAGGAGAGAGCTGTCAATCAAGCCTGAGTCCAGTACCACTACTACTGCCACCAGTACTACAGCTGTGTACTCACCATGGTTTGGTCCGCTTGTTGTTGGAGGATGGGCTGAAGGCTACTGTGTTCCCATGGTAACTGTACAGACAGCACTCAGTGTTATTGATCTATTGAACTAAAGATCTGATCAATAGACAGGATTCTTACCGGGGAGGCCTGGTTCTGATCCAGCAGGCAGACCATTATCAGAAACACCCACATCCTGGAAATACTCAGCTGGCTGGTCTGGGTCGGTCCTGATGGTCTGGGTCCTGATGGTCTGGGTCAGCTCTGGTGGTCTGGGTCGGTCCTGATGGTCTGGGTCCTGATGGTCTGGGTCGGTCCTGATGGTCTGGGTCCTGATGGTCTGGGTCAGCTCTGGTGGTCTTGGTAAGTCCAGGTCTGGGGGTCCTGCAGATTCTGACTGAGTCTCACTCTAATTCGTCTCTTTTATCATCTCTTGAGCAGGAAGTGACCCGTCATTATCTCGCCCTCTGTCCCCGCCCCCctcacatacttttggccatgtagctgctgcagctctgtttGTCAGTAAACACGTTTCACAACCAGGAGGATTTACTGCCCCACACGCACACATCCATCAGacctgtcaaccctcccgtATTTCACCGCCCTCTGCTGCTGCCCTCTATATTTTTAACCTTCCTAAATAAACCCAGCTGGGCGTGTTTGATATGTTCGCCATGTTCCCCATCAACACTGCCTGCACCGGTGTTCAACGGCACTTTACGGTAACTTCGCCATGGCAGCAGACCTCGGGTAAAACCGTATCCACACATGTAGAACGGGTTAATCAGGAGCTTACATCCAGCGTCACAAGGTTACTCCTAAAGGTACCTCGCTTTGTAGTACAGATCACAAGTGGCATTCACTccgatagaagaagaagaacagcagcGAGTGTGGGgggtaaaattaattaatgatattgctgaaggctgcagtacatAACCTACAAGCTGCAACATTctcctcactttgatcattttACCAGTAACTTAACAGCCAGcggtaacttacatggtgatccACATCTTTTATTAGTCatggtgatttctttttttcttattgtagAAAATTCTAATACAACACTTTATGGCATAGTTCAACAACCTGAAACATAAAACGGTATTGAAACCGCATCAGGTTACAGAAaagccaaaataaaacaaaccaaaagaaagaaggagacTGTGAGAGTCTTATTCAAGTATCAGAAACGGGATAAAGGGCATTTCTGTCCCTCATGTACTGGaaggattttgctaaatgtggttaatggattttattgtttgagtttgagaacgtgcgtCACTTTTGTTTCCGctgcaaggaattgtgggacggcattctctcctttcctttggTAGAGGATGGTCCGGtataccctatgctaaaggagatatgaaaggaatcATTGAGGCTCCTTTCCTCAGCTTTTAGAGAATCcgaccagctcttatcatggctgccactgaaatactaccaggtcacttcactcagttagaaACCTTCCTGAGGAGAAAAGACTTTTTGGATGCAGCCCTGGTGTCTTCAAACTTTTAGAGACAGAAAACTAAGAAACACAACAGCCTCTTGATTTAATTACTAACTATTTTGATACCGCACAGGAAAACAAAGACAGGAGTCCATCTtgagtgtttaatatttttaatacacATATTGgaataattaacatttaattccccaacatacaaaatataaaaaaaagaggaCAATGATTGGCTGACACTGAACTCATGCTCAACCGCTCATCAGCGATTTAAAATGGAGACAGGATAACCTGAGAAATGAGAAGTATGATGAGGTCCCAGCCGATCAGCAGTGCGTCGAATCCTTTACTGCTGATGGTGACGTGACCGTTTATCTAATCTCAGCACGTAAAGTTTGACAGTGATttataaaaaaggaaatatacTTTGTGTGTCCATGTTTTGTTTGTCGGCGGGAGGGCTGAGCTCAGCTGCCAGGGAAACAATCCATCGTCACTAGTTGGTTTCCTCGCTGCTGC
Proteins encoded in this region:
- the LOC123979961 gene encoding uncharacterized protein LOC123979961; the protein is MWVFLIMVCLLDQNQASPLPWEHSSLQPILQQQADQTMPSAVPDQLKTSSSSSSSSSASSESSQSSEGPQQLRERQALENAAVEQVDSAQESSEVLQPASNSSSTLWLQELVSLGGRAGERDGERDTWDDDSRERRHRVLQLTSHGLLSPPRLNLTADQDAAGPGEATGDQGGAITEGGVAENEVGVAAGEEGGVRGEEIDSEFPHLLADGSERPNGLTFDSHDQGRRGNEAELELGL